One genomic region from Candidatus Xiphinematobacter sp. encodes:
- a CDS encoding pentapeptide repeat-containing protein — protein sequence MNNINNTSRIIVPIMTHRSNGSDVVRGSKCYEEKCKTQEELALEKEKRGPVSSLLNQRVALSKSKLHDRKEDRKDVKKDADLERVDLRSSKLHDRKEDRKDVKKDADLERVDLRSSKLHDRKEDRKDVKKDADLERVDLSKKNGKFFIPLGLSRPEILKEKWNAFNAWKKEALS from the coding sequence ATGAATAACATAAATAACACATCTCGTATTATTGTGCCCATAATGACACATCGTTCCAACGGAAGTGATGTAGTCAGGGGGAGCAAGTGCTATGAAGAGAAGTGCAAAACTCAAGAGGAGTTGGCTCTAGAGAAGGAGAAGAGGGGGCCAGTTTCTTCCCTCCTAAATCAGAGGGTTGCTCTCTCTAAGTCTAAACTGCATGACAGAAAAGAAGACAGAAAGGATGTTAAGAAAGACGCAGACTTGGAGCGCGTAGACCTAAGATCCTCTAAACTGCATGACAGAAAAGAAGACAGAAAGGATGTTAAGAAAGACGCAGACTTGGAGCGCGTAGACCTAAGATCCTCTAAACTGCATGACAGAAAAGAAGACAGAAAGGATGTTAAGAAAGACGCAGACTTGGAGCGCGTAGACCTAAGCAAAAAGAATGGCAAGTTCTTCATTCCGCTTGGTCTCTCTCGTCCGGAGATCCTTAAGGAAAAGTGGAATGCCTTCAACGCTTGGAAAAAGGAAGCTCTTTCTTAG